The following nucleotide sequence is from Nakamurella alba.
GGCCGGTGGCCTGGCTGCACACGGTGGCCGCGCACCGGGCGATCGACCTGCTCCGCCGGGCGGCCGCCGCCCGGCGCAGGTGGGCGGCGGCCGCGCCCGACCTGTACGACTCCGACACCGACGACTTCGCGGCCGGGGAGGTGGTTCCGGTGCAGATCGAGGACCACCGGGAGACCGGGGACGAGCGACTGCGGCTGATGCTGCTCTGTGCGCACCCGGCGCTGGCCGCCGACGTGCAGGTGGCGCTGACGCTGCGCCTGGTCGGCGGCCTGAGCACGGAGGAGATCGCCGCGGCGTTCCTGGTGCCGACCGCCACCATGGCGCAGCGCATCGTCCGGGCAAAGAAGAAGATCCGGGACGCCCGCATCCCGCTGGTGGTGCCGGCCGATCCGACCGAGCGGATCGGTGCGCTGCTCGACGTGCTGTACCTGATCTGCAACGAGGGCTACCTGTCCCGTGGGGACGGTGCGGTGACCAGGGTGTCGCTGACCGACGAGGCGATCCGGCTGACCGCGCTGCTGCGGGACCAACTCGACCCCGACACCGCCACCGCCGCAGGAGCACTGGCCGAGGTGGAGGGGCTGCTGGCCCTGCAACTGTTCCTGCAGGCGCGGTCGGCGACCCGGGTGTCCGGCGACGAGCTGGTGCTGCTGGACGACCAGGACCGCACCCGCTGGGACCTGCCGATGATCGACCGGGCACGGCGGGTGCTGGCCGCGGCCCTGCACCGGCGCAGTCCCGGACCGTTCCAGCTGCAGGCGCTGATCGCCGAGCAGCACGCGATCGCACGCACCGCGGCGGACACCGACTGGCCGGCGATCGCGACGTTCTACCGGCACCTCGCCCGGGTCCGTCCGGGACCGGTGGTCACGTTGAACCATGCGGTGGCCGTGGCGATGGCGGACGGCCCGCGGGCCGGGCTGGCGCTGCTCGACGGGATCCGCGAGCTGGACGACTACCACCTGTTCCACGCCGTCCACGGCGAACTCCTGCTCCGCGACGGCCGTACCGACGACGCACGTGCTGCCCTGCGGACGGCACTGGACCTGGCCCGCAACCCTGCCGAGGTGCGGCACCTGCGCCGGCGGATCAGCGACTGCGGCTGACCGCCCGGTCGGCCAGCGCCGACAGCACCTCACGGTGGGCCGGTCCGGTGCGGATCGTCAGCTCCACCCGGCCGTCCGCGGCGTGCAGGTCGAAGGTGAAGAAGGAGCAGCAGGAGGTCTCCCGCACCGCGAGCCCCGCCACCCGGGCCGCCACTCCGGCGTCCGGGCGCAGCTCCAGGCGCACCTCGTCCGGCCCGGCGTGCACGGCCAGCACATCAGTGGCGAACACCTCGTCGAACTCCGCCGCGCGCAGCGGCTGCTCGGTGGTCGGCAGGGTGCACGCGGACGGCACCCAGCCGGGGCCCGTCCCGGGCGACTCGGCAACGGTCATGTGCGACGGTAACCCTGCGGTGGCCGGACGGCAGGGTCCGGCATGATCGGACCCGATGCCCAGGTCGCCCGTGTTCACCACCACCGCCCGACGCGCCCGGCTGCTGACCCGGCACCACCTCGCCGCCGAGCACCCGGCCGGTTCCGTCCTCGCCGCCGCCGACGGCGTGCTGGGGCTGCACGCGACCGACCCGGCGTCCATCTCGCTGTCGGTGCTGGCCCGCGATCCCCACCTGACGATCGAGGGCGTCGGCACGGCGCTGCACGACGACCGGTCCGTGGTCCGGATGATGGCGATGCGCCGCACGCTGTTCGTGGTGCCGATGGCCTCGGTGCCGGTGGTGCACGCCGGTGCGTCGCTGGGGGTGGCCGCCCGCACATGGCGGCGCCTGGAGTCGCTGCTGCGCGGGCCCACGGATCCGGAGCTCGGCGACATCGACCTCACCGCCTGGATCCGGTCGGTGGCCGACGGCGCGGCGGCCGCGGTGGAGCAGCTGGGCGTGGCCACCGCGGCCGAGATCGTCGCCCTGGAGCCACGTCTGCGCACCGCGATGCTGCCGACCGGCAACCAGCCGTGGGACGCCCGGCAGGCTATCACCAGCATGGTGCTGGTCGGGCTGGGCTGCGAGGGCCGGATCGTCCGCGGCCGGCCGCAGGGCGACTGGGCCTCGCGCCGGCACCGCTGGGAACCGGGCCGCGCGTTCTGGCCGGACGGGCTGCCCGAGCTCGACCCGGCGGACGCCCGGCGGGACCTGGCCGGGTTGTACCTGCGACGGTTCGGCCCGGCCACCGAGGCCGACGTGAAGTGGTGGACCGGCTGGAACCTGGGCGAGACCCGCGCCGCCCTGGCCGCTCTCGGCGCCGTCGAGGTCGAACTGGAGGGCAGTGCGCCGGGCTTCGTGCTGCCCGGCGACCTGGATCCGGAGCCGACACCCGCA
It contains:
- a CDS encoding RNA polymerase sigma factor; translated protein: MPADQGPAAPGTTHQALTAAVREDGGRLIALLTARFGDLHLADEAFQDAVITAAERWPADGVPGRPVAWLHTVAAHRAIDLLRRAAAARRRWAAAAPDLYDSDTDDFAAGEVVPVQIEDHRETGDERLRLMLLCAHPALAADVQVALTLRLVGGLSTEEIAAAFLVPTATMAQRIVRAKKKIRDARIPLVVPADPTERIGALLDVLYLICNEGYLSRGDGAVTRVSLTDEAIRLTALLRDQLDPDTATAAGALAEVEGLLALQLFLQARSATRVSGDELVLLDDQDRTRWDLPMIDRARRVLAAALHRRSPGPFQLQALIAEQHAIARTAADTDWPAIATFYRHLARVRPGPVVTLNHAVAVAMADGPRAGLALLDGIRELDDYHLFHAVHGELLLRDGRTDDARAALRTALDLARNPAEVRHLRRRISDCG
- a CDS encoding winged helix DNA-binding domain-containing protein, with product MPRSPVFTTTARRARLLTRHHLAAEHPAGSVLAAADGVLGLHATDPASISLSVLARDPHLTIEGVGTALHDDRSVVRMMAMRRTLFVVPMASVPVVHAGASLGVAARTWRRLESLLRGPTDPELGDIDLTAWIRSVADGAAAAVEQLGVATAAEIVALEPRLRTAMLPTGNQPWDARQAITSMVLVGLGCEGRIVRGRPQGDWASRRHRWEPGRAFWPDGLPELDPADARRDLAGLYLRRFGPATEADVKWWTGWNLGETRAALAALGAVEVELEGSAPGFVLPGDLDPEPTPAPVANLLPALDPTAMGWKDRDFYFDIDRTPLFDRNGNIGPTIWWNGGVVGGWTVRKDGEVAHRLLTRIGRAGTAAVAAQVADLQVRLGGRGVVPSFRTPLEKELAG